Proteins encoded in a region of the Phaenicophaeus curvirostris isolate KB17595 chromosome 20, BPBGC_Pcur_1.0, whole genome shotgun sequence genome:
- the BRD3 gene encoding bromodomain-containing protein 3 produces MSTVTSAIQAPQGPVNPPPPEVTNPNKPGRKTNQLQYMQNVVVKTLWKHQFAWPFYQPVDAIKLNLPDYHKIIKNPMDMGTIKKRLEHNYYWSASECMQDFNTMFTNCYIYNKPTDDIVLMAQALEKIFLQKVAQMPQEEVELLPPVPKGKGRKPSTGTQSAGAQQAVAVSSVSPPAPFQNVPPAVSQTPVIAATPVPTITANVPPVTAPPAAAPPPPAAPIMPVVPPTPPVVKKKGVKRKADTTTPTTSAITASRSESPTPLSDPKQAKIIARRESGGRPIKPPKKDLEDGEVPQHAGKKGKLSEHLKYCDSILKEMLSKKHAAYAWPFYKPVDAEALELHDYHDIIKHPMDLSTVKKKMDSREYQDAQGFAADIRLMFSNCYKYNPPDHEVVAMARKLQDVFEMRFAKMPDEPAEAPPPPPPTAPVVSKSTESSHSSEESSSDSDSSDSEEERATRLAELQEQLKAVHEQLAALSQAPVNKPKKKKEKKEKEKKKKDKEKEKEKHKVKSEEEKKPKAAQPPKQTQQKKAPAKKANSTTTANRQPKKGGKQASASYDSDEEEEGLPMTYDEKRQLSLDINRLPGEKLGRVVHIIQSREPSLRDSNPDEIEIDFETLKPTTLRELERYVKSCLQKKQRKPFSASGKKQAAKSKEELAQEKKKELEKRLQDVSGQLNNNKKPAKKEKSGSAPSGGPSRLSSSSSSESGSSSSSGSSSDSSDSE; encoded by the exons ATGTCGACAGTAACATCAGCAATCCAGGCTCCTCAGGGCCCTGTGAATCCGCCACCTCCGGAGGTCACTAATCCTAATAAGCCTGGCCGGAAGACCAACCAATTGCAATATATGCAAAATGTTGTGGTAAAGACCTTGTGGAAGCATCAGTTTGCTTGGCCTTTCTACCAACCTGTTGATGCAATTAAATTGAATTTGCCG GATTatcacaaaataataaaaaatcctatGGACATGGGGACGATCAAGAAGCGCCTGGAACATAACTACTACTGGAGTGCCAGTGAATGTATGCAGGATTTCAACACCATGTTTACAAATTGTTATATTTATAACAAG CCCACAGATGACATCGTCCTCATGGCCCAGGCCCTGGAGAAGATATTTCTACAGAAGGTGGCCCAGATGCCACAGGAGGAAGTAGAATTATTACCCCCAGTTCCTAAAGGCAAAGGTCGCAAGCCGTCAACAGGCACGCAGAGTGCAG GAGCGCAGCAAGCAGTGGCTGTGTCTTCCGTCTCCCCGCCGGCCCCGTTCCAGAATGTCCCTCCAGCCGTGTCTCAGACGCCCGTCATTGCTGCCACCCCTGTGCCAACCATCACTGCTAATGTCCCGCCTGTCACTGCCCCTCCCGCCGCTGCTCCCCCTCCGCCTGCCGCTCCGATAATGCCCGTGGTGCCTCCTACGCCTCCGGTAGTCAAG AAAAAGGGAGTGAAGCGGAAAGCAGATACAACGACCCCCACCACCTCTGCGATCACTGCCAGCCGAAGCGAGTCACCCACACCCCTCTCGGACCCCAAGCAGGCCAAAATCATCGCTCGACGGGAGAGCGGTGGCCGGCCCATCAAACCACCAaagaaagaccttgaagatGGAGAGGTCCCCCAGCATGCAGGGAAGAAGGGCAAACTCTCTGAGCACCTCAAGTACTGTGACAGCATCCTCAAGGAAATGCTCTCGAAGAAGCATGCAGCCTATGCATGGCCCTTTTACAAGCCTGTTGATGCGGAGGCCTTGGAATTACATGACTATCATGATATTATCAAACACCCCATGGATCTCAGTACTGTTAAA aaaaaaatggacaGTCGGGAATACCAGGACGCACAAGGTTTTGCAGCTGATATTCGGTTAATGTTCTCTAATTGTTACAAGTACAATCCTCCAGACCACGAAGTGGTAGCAATGGCCAGGAAGCTCCAG GACGTCTTTGAGATGAGGTTCGCAAAGATGCCTGATGAGCCTGCAGAGGCCCCACCGCCACCTCCACCAACAGCACCAGTGGTGAgcaaaagcacagaaagcagTCACAGCAGTGAGGAGAGCTCTTCCGACTCAGATAGCTCCGACTCAGAAGAAGAGCGAGCGACTCGGCTGGCAGAGCTCCAGGAGCAG CTAAAGGCTGTCCATGAGCAGCTGGCTGCATTGTCGCAAGCGCCAGTgaacaaaccaaagaaaaaaaaagagaagaaggaaaaggagaagaaaaagaaagataaagagaaggaaaaagaaaagcacaaagtaAAAtctgaggaggagaagaaacccAAGGCAGCCCAgccaccaaaacaaacccagcagAAGAAAGCCCCAGCTAAGAAAGCAAACAGCACAACCACAGCTAATAG GCAGCCCAAGAAAGGAGGCAAACAGGCATCTGCAAGCTACGATTcagacgaggaggaggagggcctACCCATGACCTACGATGAGAAACGACAGCTCAGCTTGGACATCAACCGCCTGCCTGGGGAGAAGCTAGGCAGGGTGGTGCACATCATCCAGTCACGGGAACCTTCCCTCAGAGACTCCAATCCTGATGAGATAGAAATAGATTTTGAAACATTGAAGCCCACAACTTTACGAGAACTGGAGAGATACGTGAAATCTTGtttacagaaaaaacaaaggaaaccaTTTT CTGCAAGTGGCAAAAAACAAGCAGCAAAGTCAAAAGAAGAGTTAgctcaggaaaagaagaaagaactaGAAAAACGATTACAGGACGTCAGTGGGCAGctaaacaacaacaagaaaCCTGCAAAGAAAG AGAAATCTGGCTCCGCTCCCTCCGGAGGCCCTTCCcggctcagcagcagcagctcctcagagtctgggagcagcagctccagcggCTCCAGCTCGGACAGCAGCGATTCAGAATGA